The Carassius gibelio isolate Cgi1373 ecotype wild population from Czech Republic chromosome B19, carGib1.2-hapl.c, whole genome shotgun sequence genomic interval TCTGTTATACAGAAGTGTGCAAGATCTGTGAGTGGTCCTTTGAGAATGAACCTATCTTTCTGAACCACATGAAACATGCGCACAAGCCTGGCGAGATGCCCTACATGTGTCAGGTGACTgattttgtgtattcatgtattaattattaatcatgTATTAATTAACTTTCCTCTGAGCAACAATAGttttttcttgaaaatgtttGTGTAAATCAATTACTCTTGTGTACCTCAGGTGTGCGAGTTCCGCTCCTCTTTCTACGAAGATGTCATAAGCCACTTTGCAGAGCAGCACAAGAACACCTGCATCTTATTGTGTCCCTTTTGCTTAAAAGTATTTAAGTCTTGTGGCGGCTTCCAAATGCATGTCACTAGACATCAGGTAAAGAAAGTGCTTAGCACTACAACATGCTTTATTATAGATAACAAGTGTTGAgatattaaatcattattaatatgGAAAGACTTTTCAAATCCTAAACTAATGCATTACTATGATTAGATGTAGGAATATCAATTATTGATTGTCTGctgatttattcattatttattgatataagAGATACttttcagtgttaattttggcaggcattttttatttagtcttagtcttagtcttgagacaaaaatgcttaatagtcttagtcacattttagtcatttgagtctttcatagttttagtctagttttagtcgatgaaaagtcattgcatttttgtcaacttttagtcagccaaactattttatttgtagttttcaaattataataatcattaattcTTCTTTGtttagaccaaatcaattaagcGTATGATGAATTTGAATCAAGGACTGAATTTGGAAAAccttgaataaattatgacaattttcatttttgggtgaaatatatatatatatatatatatattaggggtgtaacggttcacaaaattcacggttcggttcgatacgatacactgatgtcacggttcggttcggttcggttcggtacgttttagatacagcaaaatgcaaaaacatctcaacttttcagaatgccgcaagcgcaccgcgggtcatgtgacaagaactaaccaatcagcttcatcctttcccataacaacgttgaaaactcagccaagatgaaggaacagctgattatagttgtatatggattgcaattttgaaataaatttagtagcagagctactgcaagcgatttttagagctgcaaatccatttatccttcgctgaaatttccgcgtctcatggagagagcacgtcattgttgcttagcaaagacagacgcctcatgagcgcttctgcccgagcgctttggaaaggaggagaaagacgtgcttagcgttttccacgcgtttttaggagcgatatgtgaacggaccctaaggcgctcgctcactcagcacgcgctgaaggctcattgcaaaatgtctaatgcatttaacagaccagaaatataagatcctaaaataaccaacaggtctggtgtttgggtgcactttggattccctgtaagctataatactggtgtctaaatgctgcaggcatagtttgttgcgtgcatgtttctcctttttttcgtcttttcccagatactgacacaataaggtgatgtcggcgtaaatgagttgacatgtttcaagtattcacgctggtgtttttttttttttaaagcaatgaagcaaccgcgcgaagccctcactatataggattttagaaagaatgcagagcactagtgtagtgtgcaaacttaccacagtgtggatttcagaaagtgtgcaaagacttcacgtgcacacttaccataacatggatttacaaataatgttctaaggaggggctctcatgtcactctgatcgagcagctcatagatggaatcatgcatctcaaacaatatgtttgagagtcatcttctttttctagtctgttaaacgcattggccattttgcaacgagccttcagcgcgtactgagtgagcgagcgcctgactgagtcataacataacataaacataagttggtgtttttttcttcttcgggagtgtcaggggcgttgcctgttacgtcgtttgggttattgggctaccttgttgaacgcatatcattatatttctcttttttttttcaaatataattaattagtccaacgaaccgttcggtatgcataatgcgtaccgcgtaccgaaccgaaagcgtcgtaccgaacggttcaatacgaatacgcgtatcgttacacccctaatatatatatatatttggaatgCGGTCTTTTAAGACGGAAGGCATGCATGAAATACTGACACACGTTCAGTTTTCATCCACCTGTTCAAATTCACTTAATCCAtaacttactgtatttacgtgagATACTCTACACAATAAACATttggactgctgtgtgtgtatttgagcacTGAGAAATGATCGCGCGCTGTAGATGAGAACTTAGAGCGAGAACATTTCTATCAGCGTGATTCCGCCTATCCCGTCTTCACTAACTTTAAGTTAATCGACAAAGAATTGTGACTCCCGGGAAAAACTGGATGTCTGTTCACCTCGTCCCTACTCCTTCGGGTGctgaggccattgtttcagatcactagttCGCGTTTTATTAGTCTATTGATCCACTGCGGCTGCCATACTGAGAATATATATGCGAACGGCCCTTATCCAATCACAATCCACTGACAGGGATGCACATTTTGAAGGACAATAGCCTGTATATGATGCATTTTGAATGTCCGGTAGTCTCCAAATAAAATTATAGTCCAGTCTCGTCTAGTTAACGAAGACGCGGCATACGTTTTGTCATAATTTCGTCATCAGATATTATATTTAGCTTGTCAACGTCTCGTCTTAGTCACATAAAAAATGTTCGttaacgaatatttttcgtcgTCATCTTcgttaacgaaattaacactgatactttttcttttaaatgttaatattgacTGATGTGTCAGAAAGATCCTGTTAAGGtatgtgtttgtaatttttttatttttatttttttcatccagAAAAAAATAGCGAGGCGCTGTGACAGGTGCAGACTTCAGTTCATCCGTGAGAAGGACGAGTTGCATCACAGACAAAAGTTTCACAGGACCTTTGTCAAGCCCAAGCAATTGGAGGGTCTTGTGCCTGGCACTAGGGTAACTTTATGTTTTTAACTCCCAATCACAGATGCCATGTCACTTGATGTTTATACTGCTacttaggggtgtaacggtatgtgtattcgtactggaccgtttcggtacagggctttcggtacggtgaacgtgtgtaccgaatgcaatattttgttttgcGGAaaataggtacattttcgtgtttccaaacgaacatattaagtggcggaagtctccgtgttcagtgcaaatcccgccctgcagctgattctaaggccggtgacacactggctgcatggCGTGAGCGTGGTGTTTCTGCTGTGTGTCAGTTGCGTGATGGCTgcttacacaccagaatcgtgcctgacgtggCGCTGGCACGCTTATCCTtttgtaggtgacatagagggagaccgccgacagaccaggatcttgtcttcacgacaacaatatttATACTTCAAGTTGAGCATAAATAtgaagcctactgataaaggacaccgtcaaaataGACTATGCTTGACAGGTGTAATATGCCAGTGTGACACTGgcctaatgttttcaaaaggcatcatgcgagtgtgaacatcactacaactagaagaaaaaaaacgaaACTCAAACGTAGCTCCCGTCgacatttaaacagacctttgctcttaattccaatctgtccaacgcaataacgaaatctgagcaggtctaaaaactgaaacggttcatgctgcactttacactttgtaaaagttatatatatattttaaatatgagctGGCCTACAAACTGGGATTGGTAATTGGTGCACTGTAATcatagatatttatttatatttttcattctattttattatatgatattggtttgagactgatagtattttatttagtggagaattttgcagcagtattttatttcttattctttttttattatatatatatatatattaggggtgtaacgatacgcgtattcgtattgaaccgttcggtacgacgctttcggttcggtacgcggtacgcattatgtataccgaacggttcgttggagtaattaattatatttgaaaaaaaaaaaagagagagagagagaaatataatgatatgcgttcaacaaggtagcccaataacccaaacaacgtaacaggcaactcccctgacacccccgaagaagaaaaaaacactatcttatatgtttatgttaggctactcagcaggcgctcgctcactcagcacgcgctgaaggctcgttgcaaaatagccaatgcgtttaacagaccagaaatagaagatcctccaataaccaacaggtctggtgtttgggtgcactttggattccctttaagctataatggtgatggcaagagagtggtggataaaaaaacaacggtatgtcgcatctgcagcgggaataaaaaaataaaaaaaacaccagcggggatatatgcgtcagtactatctgggaaaagacgaaaaaaaggagaaacatgcacgcagcaaactatccctgcagcatttagacactatagcttacagggaatccaacccaaacaccagacctgttggttattttaggatcttatatttctggtctgttaaatgcattagacattttgcaacgagccttcagcgcgtgctgagtgagcgagcgccttagggaccgttcacatatcgtgcctaaaaacgcatggaaaacgctaagcgcgtctttctcctcctttccaaagcgctcgggcagaagcgctcatgaggcgtctgtctttgctaagcaacaatgacgtgctctctccatgagacgcggacatttcagcgaaggataaatggatttgcagctctaaaaatcgcttgcagtagctctgctactaaatttatttcaaaattgcaatccatatacaactatgatcagctgttccttcatcttggctgagctctcaacgttgttacgggaaaggatgaagctgattggttggttcttgtcacatgacccgcggtgcacttgcggcattctgaaaagttgagatgtttttacattttgctgtatctaaaacgtatcgaaccgaaccgaaccgaaccgtgacatcagtgtatcgtatcgaaccgaaccgtgaattttgtgaaccgttacacccctaatatatatatatatatatatatatatatatatatatatatatatatatatgtgtatatatatatatatatgtgtatatatatgtatatatatatatatatatatatatatatatatatatatatatatatataaaatactattaaaaattGTTAACAAATTGttgaaaaaaagtttatagtaataaacaacctgtagtttaatgtttgcatttctttcccttactgtaccgaaaatgaaccgaaccgtgactttaaaaccgaggtacataGCGAACcttgatttttgcgtaccgttacacccctactgctACTGATTTATTGCTTTTTAACTGCTTGTTTGATAACATTACCATTTTCCTTGACTGCTTCAGGTAACCATCCGAGCTTATGCTGCCAGCACTGACAACAGAGAAAATTTAGTAGCACCTCCACTGAAGACTCTCCAAAACACCACATCAACACTTGTAGCATCTCAAAATGTCACCAGTGAAGTCAGTCCCATGAAGAAAAAACCAGTGAAAAGCATGGTGGAGCTAATGGTTAAGTTTCAGAGTCAGTGGTGAGTATTTTCTTGCTTGATCTATCTATTGATTGATCTATTTACCTTTGTTTGTAAACAAAATACGGATCAGACTTTCATAAAGATATTTATAGATATTAATCTTTTGACGAATGGCCATCATCTTGTTCTTCCAGCAAGCCAACAGAAAAACACTTCTGCATGGAATGCAACCATGACATTCCATATTTTTCCAACCATTTCCCCACCTATGTGAGCTGTTCCCTCTGCCGATACAACACCTGCTGTTCCAGGGCATATGCCAATCACATGATCAGTGAACATGTTCCtcgcaaaagcacaaaaaaatatattacccTATACAAACCCTGCCcaaagtaagatatttttttccctcttctttTGGTATGCttgtaatgttacatttattgtcaattatgataattaaaatgtttgcaGGAAGGGGCGGTTAAGCTGTACCACATGTAGATACAAAACTCAGGTTGGAGATTTGATGGCCAAACATCTTGCTGATTATCCTAAACATCAAGCAAGCCATTGCACCATACGGGGTACGTTGGTTATTtctgtctgaattttttttttacaatgaaaacTTAAGCTTTTAATAATGATCCTATCACAATCAAGTTATTAATGATATTCCTTCTGTTTCAGAAGGATTTTCACTTGGCTATAAAAGGTAAGTTGGCtccatttgttttaaattttaaaaaaaatttttatctgTCATTTACCATCCCTCAAAAATGTTTGGATAACAGCGACAGTGGCATTTAGCTACGTGTTGTCTGCAGTGTTGTATTCTTTTCTCAGCCTCAATTATATGTAACCATGCAAGTTGTCATAGGAGATTTAGTCAGATTTCTCTGTGAGATTACATTCCATTTTCACCTACAATTCTGGCTAGTTCCTAGAATTCAGTTTCTAGAACTACGCAGTGTGAAAgcctttacacaaaaatattttttttccatataatgaaagtcaatgggagtcAGTTGCTAGATATTTAACTTTCAGTTCAGCAGAAGAGGTAACTTATGAATTACTGTCATTTATAGATTTGTCTTCATCCCAACGGACCTTCTTCGAGGAGGTCAAAGACTCAACGACGGGGTCTTTTTGCCTTTGCAAGTGAAGCACGTGGACAGTAGCTCATTTCCACTGTCCTCCAACTCCCTTCCTCGACCCAGCTACACAATAACGCTCCCTGCTAGCCCCGCTTGCACACAATCACTTCCCATTGTGGTTCAGCCAATTGAACTAAGTGCTGTCCCAGACAAAATATGTAAAGCCAATCCAGATGCTTTGAAGTCAAATTTGAATGGAGGGCTTTCTGAAGTTAATACAGAACATACAGCAGAAAACTTGTTTACCATGGGACAGCTGAAAGTCGTACTGTACGCACTCTGCTGCGGGGTCCCCCAGGCCTCCAATCACTTTGACACTCCACCGGAAGAAGTCCAGTCATTACTTATGAAACGGCAGCTTCAGCTTGATCCCTTGAAAAGCCAAGAATGTTTTACATCAGAGGTGGCTGATAGCTTAGTCGAATGGGTGCTATGCCAACGTGAGCAACAACTGCCTATCGATGAATCTAACCTGTTTGGGTTCATGAGAAGTCATGGTGTGCAAGATATCTCTTTCGACTCGATGGTTGATTTCTTTCTACGCCATGATCTGGGCTTGCAAGCATTTGCCACATCCAGCAAGTTGCTACCGTGTAAATCCCAAGAGCTCGTGAGCACCTTCAGtagctttttaaaaaatcaagtgAAGTCCGAATCATTTAGTTTGTCTTCTATTGGTGCCATGGAGGAGCTTTCCATCTTTGTAGATATGGAGCAATTGGATGAAGCCTCTGCAGATTCATCATCCATGTTGTCTGCATTTAAGCTGATGGGCACCACAGATCCACTCATAGATGTTGTATTCACAGCCCTGGCTGATGGGACCATACTGTCCACCATGGTTTTCCTCAGAGGTGAACTTCTCAAGGAGGACACAAGTTCATTGCCAGACTTCTTAATCCTGGAGGCTAGGCCAGAAGGGTTCACAGATGAAGAGAGACTTCAGCTTTGGTTGGACAAAGTGTGGTGTCGGCACATCAACCCTAGTTCTGGAGGCAAAGGATTGCTGATAATGGACACATACAAAGGCCACATGTCCAATGAATTCTTGGTGATGCTCAACAGTGTTAACACTCTTCCAGGCCTGATCCCACGCAGTTGCTCTCGCCGTCTGCAGCCCCTTGAAGCCTGTATGGGGCCAGTGTTGCGTGAGTTTATGCAGGCTCGCTGGAGTGAGCATGTGACAAAAGCGCCACAAGAACTGGTTGGAGCCAAACCAGCTGACCTTGCACTTCTGCTGTCTCGATGGCTTATTGAGGTATTGGATGTCCTTATAGCAGAGCCCAAACTACTTTTTCGCTCCTTTGATCGGGTTTTGAGCACTAACCCAGAGGCAACATCTGAGGAATCATCTGAGCTGGTGCGAAGTCTTACTGAAGCTTTGCTTGTCAGTAGATTGCAAGGAGACAAAGTCGAGGAGCAGAAAGCTGAGACTTCTAGTATTGTTTCTGCAGAATCTTGGTCCTCTCCACAATCAGGCATGCTTGCGTTAAGAAAGCTCTTTGAGAAGGACAGCGATGTGGAGTCTTTCCATGGTTTTGAGGATTCAGAAATTCTAGATCATTAAGTCAAATAGTATAGTAGAATAGTATTGTCAGCTCTCTACAGGTCAAGGAAATTTTTGGAAACTGCAGGTGTTTAGTGTGCCTTTTCCACCAAGATTTCGTGTTTCCAGAATAAAATGAACCACTCAACTGAAGGGTCTATGAAAATGAGTTCTGTAAATGCAGATTATTTTTAGCACGTGTAAATATTGTTGCATTAATGGGTGCTAAAGATCCCTAGTGTGAAGTTCCTGTGTGGTTATGGCTTCTATTGTTCAATGAAATACAAAAGTGCAACGTGTTACACACTGTGGTTGAGCTTATCACCTTTTCATCAGGTTTGATCTCTGTTATCTTAatgtgcataaatgtaaatagaaaTTATTTGAAATCATTACCTAGTGTATTTAGGGTTATACTGTAACATACTTGATCACATAATGAATAAACACTTTTAGGGATATAATGTACGcaaacactgtgtttttccttTAAGAACATTCATGTGTTGTCTTTTAATGTGGTAGAATGTAACATTTTTACCTCACCAGGGCTGTGgggaattttgttttatttttttacgctGGCTTAGTTGAACCAGTATTTCGGGGCATTTTTACTCCATGTTTTCATTGGCCCCTCTACAAAATTTAATTTCAGCCATGTATTTCTATGTTTGCCAAACATATGTAgatatttcattaaattacagaTTTCCTTTACGAAtccttgttctatttttttttttcaggggcgGGGGTGGGGCACATGAACAAATGATGAGTTGGAAAACTGTCAATAATGTAACTCACCCTTATAAACGCCCTTGGTGGAAAACTATTGCATATGAATGTTTGATTTACTGATAGGAGAACAATGAACACAAGCAAACAATTTTATgaagtttatttatgtataacAAAAGAGCAAGAAACAATTCTAACTGTAGTCTTGACAATACAAGTATTGATCTGGTGGTGCTAAGAGATCCAAAGATGATGTGGCAAAATGGGCAGCAGAACAAAACTCATTCAAAACCActgcaataaaaacaaacatcagtAGGTCAATACAATGAATCAGCAATCATGATTTAACTATGCACTCCACTGATCTATATCCAACAACCTTGCAATGTACTAAATacattatcattcaaaagtttgaggtccggaactttttacttttgtaattttttaatactTCTGTTGTGCAAGGACACATTAACTtgaattaaaagtgacagtaaagacatttataaatgttctTATGAACTTTAGATTCATCAAagtatcacaaaaatattaatcagaatatgttttcaacactgatcataataagaaaggtttcttgagcacaaaatcaatatattagaataatttcttaaggatcatgtgacactgaagacgggtaataactgctgaaaattctgctttgccatcacaggaatagatgacatttttaaatatgtaaaacagaaaaaataaatcaatgtacagaagtatttcacaatattactgttttactgaaaaactTGAAGCTTGTAAACCTGCATTTTCAATCAAATTAAAAAGCCTTACCAACCCTGTGTTTCCAAACAGAAGTGTACATTATACTAATACCATAAAATGTCTATTAAACCATAAATGGTGAGAATCATGAATTTCAGCCTACCTGACCAGATGGGCAATGTCCCAGTTTGTTTCAGATGACAGTGGTCCTATAATCTCAACACCTTCAGCTGTTACAATGGCGATTTCATGCTACAGGAAGTCccaagaaaatgtattattttcagtTTCTTGAAACACATTTACAATGAAATGTTGCACCTGAGATAACGCTCTTTTCATGAAGGACAAAGAGAGGAAGGAGCATGTCTTACCCTGTTGTAGGAGCGGGCATCACGGTAGTACAGGACTTTCAGGCATCGCTCTATCAGCGCTCGTGCCTCATCCTTTGTGATTTTTACCTTGTTCTCCGTCACCTCCCTCATCAAGGGCTGCAAAAACACAAGTGTATATGATGAGCTCATATAAAGTGTTATAACTAAATTTAAAAAGCAAGAATAtctgatgaaaaaaaaggaaagaaaacattACCTGAGCCAGATAAGCA includes:
- the pogza gene encoding pogo transposable element with ZNF domain isoform X3; amino-acid sequence: MAESDLYMQCDEDDLEPCQSFTENRNQIYNKVPSGNSALIPKQSDGTFEPASATTDLANQAVPLASAPAVALLSNAAQPAGAAGGQTFFISAQPNPGQPLAGSMSLGTSLGYLLNGQPISFLTSAQTQQLIAPRMVTPASSVQQTTPGKISALQIPVTLTISNPSNLQSITSAAPGVTTLNMTPSNVLPAANPGATIKVIKFTKFTGAPVAAGQVASSVVQTNKAVTIQNNITNRAPAPILSGGLFQVNKPAPATATNALKRGFNSSKFCVRCKTFYQKILSLRGYYCQCNQELIKSVWDLTAQARKRVKRPSDKTHSNPSTSKTPVSFSTSSEKTFKHVTTSEIPEGTPSPRSGDFDEQGRMIMLVEDFFYGQHPGQPALVRPSAEPIMMKCQLCDKKVKGNIKLMNHTKHHMELERQTGEVDYHAMCQHCYRNFSTPFLLQCHVETVHNKADSSKVCKICEWSFENEPIFLNHMKHAHKPGEMPYMCQVCEFRSSFYEDVISHFAEQHKNTCILLCPFCLKVFKSCGGFQMHVTRHQKKIARRCDRCRLQFIREKDELHHRQKFHRTFVKPKQLEGLVPGTRVTIRAYAASTDNRENLVAPPLKTLQNTTSTLVASQNVTSEVSPMKKKPVKSMVELMVKFQSQCKPTEKHFCMECNHDIPYFSNHFPTYVSCSLCRYNTCCSRAYANHMISEHVPRKSTKKYITLYKPCPKKGRLSCTTCRYKTQVGDLMAKHLADYPKHQASHCTIREGFSLGYKRFVFIPTDLLRGGQRLNDGVFLPLQVKHVDSSSFPLSSNSLPRPSYTITLPASPACTQSLPIVVQPIELSAVPDKICKANPDALKSNLNGGLSEVNTEHTAENLFTMGQLKVVLYALCCGVPQASNHFDTPPEEVQSLLMKRQLQLDPLKSQECFTSEVADSLVEWVLCQREQQLPIDESNLFGFMRSHGVQDISFDSMVDFFLRHDLGLQAFATSSKLLPCKSQELVSTFSSFLKNQVKSESFSLSSIGAMEELSIFVDMEQLDEASADSSSMLSAFKLMGTTDPLIDVVFTALADGTILSTMVFLRGELLKEDTSSLPDFLILEARPEGFTDEERLQLWLDKVWCRHINPSSGGKGLLIMDTYKGHMSNEFLVMLNSVNTLPGLIPRSCSRRLQPLEACMGPVLREFMQARWSEHVTKAPQELVGAKPADLALLLSRWLIEVLDVLIAEPKLLFRSFDRVLSTNPEATSEESSELVRSLTEALLVSRLQGDKVEEQKAETSSIVSAESWSSPQSGMLALRKLFEKDSDVESFHGFEDSEILDH
- the pogza gene encoding pogo transposable element with ZNF domain isoform X2: MIETNMAESDLYMQCDEDDLEPCQSFTENRNQIYNKVPSGNSALIPKQSDGTFEPASATTDLANQAVPLASAPAVALLSNAAQPAGAAGGQTFFISAQPNPGQPLAGSMSLGTSLGYLLNGQPISFLTSAQTQQLIAPRMVTPASSVQQTTPGKISALQIPVTLTISNPSNLQSITSAAPGVTTLNMTPSNVLPAANPGATIKVIKFTKFTGAPVAAGQVASSVVQTNKAVTIQNNITNRAPAPILSGGLFQVNKPAPATATNALKRGFNSSKFCVRCKTFYQKILSLRGYYCQCNQELIKSVWDLTAQARKRVKRPSDKTHSNPSTSKTPVSFSTSSEKTFKHVTTSEIPEGTPSPRSGDFDEQGRMIMLVEDFFYGQHPGQPALVRPSAEPIMMKCQLCDKKVKGNIKLMNHTKHHMELERQTGEVDYHAMCQHCYRNFSTPFLLQCHVETVHNKADSSKVCKICEWSFENEPIFLNHMKHAHKPGEMPYMCQVCEFRSSFYEDVISHFAEQHKNTCILLCPFCLKVFKSCGGFQMHVTRHQKKIARRCDRCRLQFIREKDELHHRQKFHRTFVKPKQLEGLVPGTRVTIRAYAASTDNRENLVAPPLKTLQNTTSTLVASQNVTSEVSPMKKKPVKSMVELMVKFQSQCKPTEKHFCMECNHDIPYFSNHFPTYVSCSLCRYNTCCSRAYANHMISEHVPRKSTKKYITLYKPCPKKGRLSCTTCRYKTQVGDLMAKHLADYPKHQASHCTIRGFSLGYKRFVFIPTDLLRGGQRLNDGVFLPLQVKHVDSSSFPLSSNSLPRPSYTITLPASPACTQSLPIVVQPIELSAVPDKICKANPDALKSNLNGGLSEVNTEHTAENLFTMGQLKVVLYALCCGVPQASNHFDTPPEEVQSLLMKRQLQLDPLKSQECFTSEVADSLVEWVLCQREQQLPIDESNLFGFMRSHGVQDISFDSMVDFFLRHDLGLQAFATSSKLLPCKSQELVSTFSSFLKNQVKSESFSLSSIGAMEELSIFVDMEQLDEASADSSSMLSAFKLMGTTDPLIDVVFTALADGTILSTMVFLRGELLKEDTSSLPDFLILEARPEGFTDEERLQLWLDKVWCRHINPSSGGKGLLIMDTYKGHMSNEFLVMLNSVNTLPGLIPRSCSRRLQPLEACMGPVLREFMQARWSEHVTKAPQELVGAKPADLALLLSRWLIEVLDVLIAEPKLLFRSFDRVLSTNPEATSEESSELVRSLTEALLVSRLQGDKVEEQKAETSSIVSAESWSSPQSGMLALRKLFEKDSDVESFHGFEDSEILDH
- the pogza gene encoding pogo transposable element with ZNF domain isoform X1; protein product: MIETNMAESDLYMQCDEDDLEPCQSFTENRNQIYNKVPSGNSALIPKQSDGTFEPASATTDLANQAVPLASAPAVALLSNAAQPAGAAGGQTFFISAQPNPGQPLAGSMSLGTSLGYLLNGQPISFLTSAQTQQLIAPRMVTPASSVQQTTPGKISALQIPVTLTISNPSNLQSITSAAPGVTTLNMTPSNVLPAANPGATIKVIKFTKFTGAPVAAGQVASSVVQTNKAVTIQNNITNRAPAPILSGGLFQVNKPAPATATNALKRGFNSSKFCVRCKTFYQKILSLRGYYCQCNQELIKSVWDLTAQARKRVKRPSDKTHSNPSTSKTPVSFSTSSEKTFKHVTTSEIPEGTPSPRSGDFDEQGRMIMLVEDFFYGQHPGQPALVRPSAEPIMMKCQLCDKKVKGNIKLMNHTKHHMELERQTGEVDYHAMCQHCYRNFSTPFLLQCHVETVHNKADSSKVCKICEWSFENEPIFLNHMKHAHKPGEMPYMCQVCEFRSSFYEDVISHFAEQHKNTCILLCPFCLKVFKSCGGFQMHVTRHQKKIARRCDRCRLQFIREKDELHHRQKFHRTFVKPKQLEGLVPGTRVTIRAYAASTDNRENLVAPPLKTLQNTTSTLVASQNVTSEVSPMKKKPVKSMVELMVKFQSQCKPTEKHFCMECNHDIPYFSNHFPTYVSCSLCRYNTCCSRAYANHMISEHVPRKSTKKYITLYKPCPKKGRLSCTTCRYKTQVGDLMAKHLADYPKHQASHCTIREGFSLGYKRFVFIPTDLLRGGQRLNDGVFLPLQVKHVDSSSFPLSSNSLPRPSYTITLPASPACTQSLPIVVQPIELSAVPDKICKANPDALKSNLNGGLSEVNTEHTAENLFTMGQLKVVLYALCCGVPQASNHFDTPPEEVQSLLMKRQLQLDPLKSQECFTSEVADSLVEWVLCQREQQLPIDESNLFGFMRSHGVQDISFDSMVDFFLRHDLGLQAFATSSKLLPCKSQELVSTFSSFLKNQVKSESFSLSSIGAMEELSIFVDMEQLDEASADSSSMLSAFKLMGTTDPLIDVVFTALADGTILSTMVFLRGELLKEDTSSLPDFLILEARPEGFTDEERLQLWLDKVWCRHINPSSGGKGLLIMDTYKGHMSNEFLVMLNSVNTLPGLIPRSCSRRLQPLEACMGPVLREFMQARWSEHVTKAPQELVGAKPADLALLLSRWLIEVLDVLIAEPKLLFRSFDRVLSTNPEATSEESSELVRSLTEALLVSRLQGDKVEEQKAETSSIVSAESWSSPQSGMLALRKLFEKDSDVESFHGFEDSEILDH